In a genomic window of Bacillota bacterium:
- a CDS encoding transcriptional regulator: MMAFDFKKEYKELYMPKGKPALIEVPEMNFIMVDGSGDPNDNPEFEHAVGLLYALSYTIKMSNKKGVPPEGFFEYVVSPLEGLWSVSDGQFCLTKRDNWRWTVMIRQPEFVTDEVFQWACGEVRKKKPDLSVDMARFEAFQEGLCAQIMHVGPFADEPKTMEKLAEFMEQEGLRDRVGSDGGKHHEIYLSDPRKAKPEKMKTVLRHPVTRA; this comes from the coding sequence ATTATGGCCTTTGACTTTAAGAAAGAATACAAGGAACTGTATATGCCCAAGGGTAAGCCTGCGTTAATTGAAGTGCCGGAGATGAACTTTATTATGGTTGATGGGAGCGGTGACCCCAATGATAACCCGGAATTTGAGCATGCTGTGGGCCTGCTCTATGCCCTTTCTTACACCATCAAGATGAGCAACAAGAAGGGAGTACCGCCGGAGGGATTCTTTGAGTATGTGGTCTCGCCCCTGGAGGGTTTGTGGTCAGTTAGTGATGGCCAGTTTTGCCTGACAAAGCGGGATAATTGGCGGTGGACGGTGATGATTCGCCAGCCTGAGTTTGTCACTGATGAAGTTTTCCAGTGGGCCTGCGGGGAAGTGCGGAAAAAGAAGCCGGATTTGTCGGTGGATATGGCTCGGTTTGAAGCTTTCCAGGAGGGCCTGTGCGCCCAAATAATGCATGTCGGGCCCTTTGCCGATGAGCCGAAAACAATGGAAAAACTGGCAGAGTTCATGGAGCAAGAAGGGCTGCGGGACCGGGTCGGCAGCGACGGCGGCAAACACCATGAAATCTATCTCTCTGACCCCAGGAAAGCCAAGCCGGAGAAGATGAAGACTGTGCTCCGCCATCCGGTAACAAGAGCTTAG
- a CDS encoding DinB family protein: MERSNYMDVIRLIQNRHYVPSLEMLTRIVELCPDDLWDDKSQGPPLWQIVYHTLAGSWVWFRPVGSPFQEPPLGEEIAELKTVPAECLSKEEVLLFAEEVRERADSFFAAVGGKLTEPCWFINKVTNMDIVLCQVRHIQHHVGYLNRLMSEVGIPVPWQEATIE; encoded by the coding sequence ATGGAGAGGAGCAACTACATGGATGTGATTCGACTAATCCAGAATCGTCACTATGTACCCAGTTTAGAAATGCTTACAAGGATAGTTGAGCTTTGCCCCGATGACCTCTGGGATGACAAAAGCCAGGGGCCACCCCTTTGGCAGATTGTCTACCATACCTTGGCCGGGTCCTGGGTCTGGTTTCGGCCGGTGGGCTCGCCCTTTCAGGAGCCGCCGCTGGGGGAAGAAATTGCTGAGCTAAAGACTGTCCCCGCTGAATGTTTATCTAAGGAAGAAGTGCTCCTGTTTGCCGAAGAGGTGAGGGAGAGGGCGGATTCTTTTTTCGCCGCAGTTGGGGGTAAGTTGACGGAGCCCTGCTGGTTTATTAATAAGGTTACTAATATGGACATTGTCCTCTGTCAAGTCAGGCATATCCAGCATCATGTGGGCTATTTGAATCGACTGATGAGCGAAGTGGGCATCCCCGTTCCCTGGCAGGAGGCCACGATCGAGTAG
- a CDS encoding alpha/beta hydrolase: protein MVERYTPSISGKSSISVLESVKLGELEQWILIRGEDIDKPVLLFLHGGPGNAQIGWAPHFQAQLEKDFVVVNWDQRGSGLSYQETIPVESMNINQFIEDANELTKYLLDRLNKQKIFLVGHSWGTVIGTSLIEKFPELFYAYIGIGQSVDFQRGELLSYQFTLDHAKANNVQEAILELTEIGPPPYKDMFNGLFTQRKWLNEFGGVIKEKGFFNKLAQITRNRPEYTEEDEERMNEGNQFSVKAMWPEVLTVNLLEQIKAVKVPVYFLMGKHDYNTPNELVKEFYTSLDAPHKELLEFDDVAHCLLFEDPERFYKVMWRISQKHI from the coding sequence ATTGTGGAGAGGTATACACCATCAATTAGCGGAAAATCCAGTATTAGTGTTTTGGAAAGTGTAAAGTTAGGGGAATTAGAGCAGTGGATTTTAATCCGGGGGGAGGATATTGATAAACCTGTACTCCTATTTCTTCATGGCGGGCCAGGGAATGCTCAAATTGGTTGGGCACCTCATTTCCAAGCTCAATTAGAGAAAGATTTTGTTGTTGTCAATTGGGATCAACGGGGTTCAGGTTTATCTTATCAAGAAACAATTCCCGTAGAGTCCATGAACATAAATCAATTTATAGAGGATGCCAATGAACTGACCAAGTATTTACTGGACCGGTTAAACAAGCAAAAGATTTTTCTGGTTGGCCATTCTTGGGGGACGGTAATTGGCACTTCATTAATTGAGAAATTTCCAGAACTGTTCTATGCCTATATCGGTATAGGGCAAAGTGTGGACTTTCAGCGGGGAGAGCTGCTGAGCTATCAGTTTACCCTGGACCATGCCAAGGCTAATAATGTCCAGGAGGCAATACTGGAACTTACTGAAATTGGTCCGCCACCATATAAAGATATGTTTAATGGGCTGTTTACACAGAGGAAATGGCTCAATGAATTTGGGGGAGTCATAAAAGAGAAAGGGTTCTTCAATAAACTTGCTCAGATTACCCGCAACAGGCCGGAGTATACTGAGGAAGATGAGGAGCGAATGAATGAAGGCAATCAATTTTCCGTAAAAGCTATGTGGCCTGAAGTATTGACGGTTAACTTGCTGGAGCAGATTAAGGCTGTAAAGGTTCCTGTTTATTTCTTAATGGGCAAACATGATTACAATACCCCCAATGAGCTTGTGAAAGAGTTTTATACATCTTTAGACGCTCCCCACAAAGAACTGCTAGAATTTGATGATGTTGCCCATTGCTTGCTCTTTGAAGACCCTGAACGGTTTTATAAAGTAATGTGGCGGATTTCCCAAAAGCATATCTAA